A genomic stretch from Caloenas nicobarica isolate bCalNic1 chromosome 3, bCalNic1.hap1, whole genome shotgun sequence includes:
- the OGFRL1 gene encoding opioid growth factor receptor-like protein 1 isoform X2, with translation MGSLLSGVSFKEPTTVEDCDSTWETDSEPEAAEPRRQEGVCTAAGGGEEPAELPAADCRPQQPPPSPPPPEEGERAEADAASAEQSGDGTELTAKPKRSFYAARDLYKYRHQYPNFKDLRYQNDLCNLRFYKNKIPFKPDGVYIEEVLNKWKGDYEKLEHNHTYIQWLFPLREQGLNFYAKELTTYEIEEFKKTKEAIRRFLLAYKMMLEFFGIKLIDKTGNVARAANWQERFQHLNESQHNYLRITRILKSLGELGYESFKSPLVKFILHEALVEDTIPNIKQSALEYFVYTIRDRRERRKLLRFAQQHYTPSEHFIWGPPRKQKSEGSKTNKKPASPVSINNSYISKHKKSKEPKNTSAGGSSAGKTTEERKVELTKNGEDNDQNEQEMNCDAVRQNNGEKNSDTDTGPLSKSEEIHSTSDRKEDTSHSKRDDENLNNDCGNHPGAIEKDLCDTENSSNNTSADLPDNLDKDMLSGETTTRNKDELKS, from the exons atGGGCAGCCTGCTGAGCGGGGTCAGCTTCAAGGAGCCCACCACGGTGGAGGACTGCGACTCCACCTGGGAGACCGACTCGGAGCCCGAGGCGGCGGAGCCGCGGCGGCAGGAGGGGGTGTGCACCGCCGCGGGAGGCGGGGAAGAGCCGGCCGAGCTGCCCGCCGCAGACTGCcggccccagcagcccccgccgTCTCCGCCGCCGCCGGAGGAAGGGGAGCGGGCAGAGGCGGACGCCGCCAGCGCCGAGCAG AGTGGTGATGGAACCGAGCTGACGGCCAAGCCAAAGCGAAGCTTCTATGCAGCGAGAGATTTATACAAGTACCGACACCAGTATCCA AACTTTAAAGATCTTCGATATCAAAATGACTTATGCAATCTCCgcttttacaaaaataaaatcccgTTTAAACCTGATG gGGTTTATATTGAAGAAGTCctaaataaatggaaaggagACTATGAAAAACTGGAACATAACCACACTTACATACAGTG gCTTTTCCCACTGAGGGAACAAGGTCTGAACTTCTATGCTAAAGAATTAACTACGTATGAAATTGAG GaattcaagaaaacaaaagaagcaaTTAGGAGATTCCTTTTGGCTTACAAAATGATGTTGGAGTTTTTTGGAATAAAACTAATTGATAAAACTGGAAACGTAGCACGAGCTGCTAACTGGCAAGAAAGATTTCAGCATTTGAATGA GTCTCAACACAACTACTTGAGAATCACTCGAATTCTGAAAAGTCTTGGTGAGCTTGGATATGAGAGTTTCAAATCTCCCCTGGTAAAATTTATTCTCCATGAAGCTCTTGTGGAAGATACCATTCCCAACATAAAGCAAAGTGCTCTAGAATATTTTGTGTATACTATTAGAGACcgaagagaaaggaggaaactCCTGAGATTTGCCCAGCAACATTATACACCCTCAGAGCATTTTATCTGGGGACccccaagaaaacagaagtccgagggaagcaaaacaaataaaaagccagCATCTCCAGTTTCTATTAACAATAGTTATATTTCTAAGCATAAGAAATCAAAAGAGCCTAAGAATACATCGGCAGGTGGAAGCTCAGCTGGTAAAACAACTGAAGAAAGAAAGGTAGAACTCACAAAAAACGGGGAAGACAATGACCAGAATGAACAAGAAATGAACTGTGATGCTGTTAGGCAGAACAACGGTGAAAAGAACAGTGATACTGATACTGGTCCGCtttcaaaatcagaagaaattCATAGTACTTCAGACAGAAAGGAGGACACTTCTCATTCCAAAAGAGATGATGAAAATCTGAACAATGACTGTGGAAATCACCCAGGCGCTATAGAGAAAGATTTATGTGACACTGAGAATTCGTCAAATAACACATCAGCAGATCTACCAGATAACCTTGATAAGGATATGCTTTCAGGGGAGACCACCACGAGAAACAAGGATGAGCTCAAATCATGA
- the OGFRL1 gene encoding opioid growth factor receptor-like protein 1 isoform X1 — translation MGSLLSGVSFKEPTTVEDCDSTWETDSEPEAAEPRRQEGVCTAAGGGEEPAELPAADCRPQQPPPSPPPPEEGERAEADAASAEQSGDGTELTAKPKRSFYAARDLYKYRHQYPQNFKDLRYQNDLCNLRFYKNKIPFKPDGVYIEEVLNKWKGDYEKLEHNHTYIQWLFPLREQGLNFYAKELTTYEIEEFKKTKEAIRRFLLAYKMMLEFFGIKLIDKTGNVARAANWQERFQHLNESQHNYLRITRILKSLGELGYESFKSPLVKFILHEALVEDTIPNIKQSALEYFVYTIRDRRERRKLLRFAQQHYTPSEHFIWGPPRKQKSEGSKTNKKPASPVSINNSYISKHKKSKEPKNTSAGGSSAGKTTEERKVELTKNGEDNDQNEQEMNCDAVRQNNGEKNSDTDTGPLSKSEEIHSTSDRKEDTSHSKRDDENLNNDCGNHPGAIEKDLCDTENSSNNTSADLPDNLDKDMLSGETTTRNKDELKS, via the exons atGGGCAGCCTGCTGAGCGGGGTCAGCTTCAAGGAGCCCACCACGGTGGAGGACTGCGACTCCACCTGGGAGACCGACTCGGAGCCCGAGGCGGCGGAGCCGCGGCGGCAGGAGGGGGTGTGCACCGCCGCGGGAGGCGGGGAAGAGCCGGCCGAGCTGCCCGCCGCAGACTGCcggccccagcagcccccgccgTCTCCGCCGCCGCCGGAGGAAGGGGAGCGGGCAGAGGCGGACGCCGCCAGCGCCGAGCAG AGTGGTGATGGAACCGAGCTGACGGCCAAGCCAAAGCGAAGCTTCTATGCAGCGAGAGATTTATACAAGTACCGACACCAGTATCCA cAGAACTTTAAAGATCTTCGATATCAAAATGACTTATGCAATCTCCgcttttacaaaaataaaatcccgTTTAAACCTGATG gGGTTTATATTGAAGAAGTCctaaataaatggaaaggagACTATGAAAAACTGGAACATAACCACACTTACATACAGTG gCTTTTCCCACTGAGGGAACAAGGTCTGAACTTCTATGCTAAAGAATTAACTACGTATGAAATTGAG GaattcaagaaaacaaaagaagcaaTTAGGAGATTCCTTTTGGCTTACAAAATGATGTTGGAGTTTTTTGGAATAAAACTAATTGATAAAACTGGAAACGTAGCACGAGCTGCTAACTGGCAAGAAAGATTTCAGCATTTGAATGA GTCTCAACACAACTACTTGAGAATCACTCGAATTCTGAAAAGTCTTGGTGAGCTTGGATATGAGAGTTTCAAATCTCCCCTGGTAAAATTTATTCTCCATGAAGCTCTTGTGGAAGATACCATTCCCAACATAAAGCAAAGTGCTCTAGAATATTTTGTGTATACTATTAGAGACcgaagagaaaggaggaaactCCTGAGATTTGCCCAGCAACATTATACACCCTCAGAGCATTTTATCTGGGGACccccaagaaaacagaagtccgagggaagcaaaacaaataaaaagccagCATCTCCAGTTTCTATTAACAATAGTTATATTTCTAAGCATAAGAAATCAAAAGAGCCTAAGAATACATCGGCAGGTGGAAGCTCAGCTGGTAAAACAACTGAAGAAAGAAAGGTAGAACTCACAAAAAACGGGGAAGACAATGACCAGAATGAACAAGAAATGAACTGTGATGCTGTTAGGCAGAACAACGGTGAAAAGAACAGTGATACTGATACTGGTCCGCtttcaaaatcagaagaaattCATAGTACTTCAGACAGAAAGGAGGACACTTCTCATTCCAAAAGAGATGATGAAAATCTGAACAATGACTGTGGAAATCACCCAGGCGCTATAGAGAAAGATTTATGTGACACTGAGAATTCGTCAAATAACACATCAGCAGATCTACCAGATAACCTTGATAAGGATATGCTTTCAGGGGAGACCACCACGAGAAACAAGGATGAGCTCAAATCATGA